Within Bacteroidia bacterium, the genomic segment CCTAAATGCGTGGCTGGTGGTAAACCATAGTCTTCTAACCATGGTCCCCATACTCCTCCTAATCCCTTCTGGTCAGCTATCTGTTGGCATACAACTCTAAAGAAAGGTAGTGCCCCAGAGTAACCTCCGCTTGGACCATGACCAAGTTGATGATATTTAGGACAAGCCGGTGATGAATTATCACACAATCCTCCATACTTAGTAGAGGTTACAAAAACTCTTTTAGCACAGGAAGCAGTGCAAGTACCTGTTACGGAGTTATTAGTAACGGTAAGCGTACCCGTACCATTTCTGTCGACTTGTCCGCCGGATTGTACCGTGATATTGGCACAAGTAGCATTGGTATTATTGATAAGTACCGTTTTGCCCGCAGGGATAATCACGGCATCTGTGGCTGTGGGTATTTTACACAAGTTCCAGTGGTTTGCATTGTGCCACGTTCCTCCCACAGGACCTACGTAAGTTAATGTGCATTGTGCCGGTAGATTACTACTTAACAATAAGCAAGTTAGCCCTATAATGATTACTTTCATATTATACTGAAGAACAAGTGATTTTACAGAAAAAGTTATTTATTATCTCCCCCTTGAAAGGAGGGGGATGTTAAAAACAAGTTTTTTTGAGTGTATTATTGCTCTAAACAATATAAAGGAAAGTCATTACTGCAAGAATAATAGCCTGTATCAGTCCAACCGGCATTTGTTATAGCTGGATCTGATACACCTGCCCTACCTTGTAAGGAAGAAGAGTTACTCGTCCAATTATTACAGTTGTTGTTAGGATTTGTGCTAAAAATACCTCCTGTCGGTGTAGTGTTAGTCCATACCCAACAACTGCCACAGTAAGCGAGCGCTTGCACTAGCCTTACCAGAGCATTATCTAATGTACCATCTGTAAGATCAGCCCAATTATCAGCTATTATTTCATTTCTAGCTCTGTAGGGTATAGAAGCGTGGGTGAGTCTTGCGGAGGCTGCTACGGTACTACTGCTTAACCAAGCCTTAAAAGTAGCTGTATTACCAGGTATATAAGTGTTAGCAATAGTTTGACATAAGTTGTCTGCACCTGCAAGCCCTCCCATGTTTCCTGTAATTATCCCATCAGGATAACCTGATGATCCTGAGACAAAAGCTTTTTTGTAATTACAGAAGCCTGTATTAGAAGCATTTGTTACCAGAAGTTCTACTGCACTCGGTTTAATTACTTGCCCTGTTGGATGGACGGTAATAGTTCTGCATTCAGCATCGCTACTAATATTGACCGTCTTTCCTGCGGGAATAATTACATTATCATTGGGACCAGGAACTTTCCATTTATCCCAATTACCATTTGTATGCCAATTAGTACCATATTGACCTGTAAAAGTTAAGGTACATTGGGCATAAAGTTGGGGAAGAATTCCCCAACTTAAAATAAGTAATAAATACGTCTTTAACATAGTTTTTAGTTTTTAACAAGTTTTACAATTTCAATTTGTGAGCCTGTGGAAATTTGTAGCAAATAAGTACCTGCTGCCAGGTAGTCTAGGCGTTCAGTAGGTTGATAGTGTATCTCTTCACCTTCCAATTGAACTTTTAGATGCATTCTGCCTAAATTATCAAAGAGAGAAAGCGTAATATTTTTACGTTCAGGATTGTAGATTTTTACATTAAAGGCTTCTTTGAAAGGATTAGGATACACACTCACCCAAAACTCTCTATCAAAGCGAACTGCTTTAACAGGTGAGTAACGCACCTGACCACTATTCTCTACCATAGCAATACGATAGTAGAGAACATCTTTGCCTAAATCTTTGGCATTGTAATCTATATGAGTATAGTCATTTTCAGATTTATTTTTTGCACTTACCGTAGCCAGCGGCTCAAAAGTTCTTCCATCAAAGCTACGCTCTACAATATAATTTTTTAGATTGTACTCATTCTTGGTAAGCCATACTAACTCTACATCCCTGCCTTTAATAACTTTCGCAGTAAATGCAAATCCCTGTGCTACTATGTGCCATTATGGTTGATAGTACCCCCTAGTTGATAGTACCCCCCTAGGTTATTTTGTAGGTTAATTCCTAGCAAAGTAACCGTTTCTCCTGAGTTAATGTTTACAACAGCACCATTAGTTACTACAAACTGAGCTTGGACTAATGTACTCATTAGTCCGAAGCCCCCTACAAGATATATCTTTTTGAAGTTCATATATCCCTTCAGTTTAGCATTTATTCAGTTTTACCGAGTGTTGCAGGTTTAACTGGGGTGCTTACTGGTTTTTCACCCCATTTTTCTTCAAGAGCCAATAATTTGGCTTCTAGGTTTTTGATTTTGGCTACCTGAGCTTTGAGCGAAGCATTTTCCGCTTGTAAAGCCTCTATTTGTTTTTGTTGCTCTTTCATAGCCTCTACAAGCAAAGCTACTACTTTGCCATATTCTACGGTTTTGAAACCTTTTTCATCAATTCCTACTACTTCGGGCAATACTCTCTCTACTTCTTGGGCTATGAAACCAATTTGTTTCTTATCTGAAAACTCATACTCGGTAGGTAAGTTTTCTTTTTTGAGTTCATCTTTGGTTTTGAAATCATAATTTACTCCACGCATTGCCATTACTTTGCCCAAAGCATTAGGAATATTGCTCACGTTCTTTTTCCAACGAATATCAGAGGTTTCTTTGTAACCTGTTGAATTGAATACCCCTGTAATTGTAAGGCTACCGTTGAGCGTATTAGTGAATACACCATCTCCCCGCAAGAACACTCCTGATGAACCCATAGAACCACTAAGCTCAAAACGGCTAAGAGTACCAACATTATTTAGCACTGCA encodes:
- a CDS encoding T9SS type A sorting domain-containing protein codes for the protein MVENSGQVRYSPVKAVRFDREFWVSVYPNPFKEAFNVKIYNPERKNITLSLFDNLGRMHLKVQLEGEEIHYQPTERLDYLAAGTYLLQISTGSQIEIVKLVKN